One genomic segment of Desmodus rotundus isolate HL8 chromosome 5, HLdesRot8A.1, whole genome shotgun sequence includes these proteins:
- the GAL gene encoding galanin peptides: MPRGGTPLLATLLLAAALSATLGLGSPVKEKRGWTLNSAGYLLGPHAIDNHRSFHDKLGLAGKRELQPGDDARSGNLDRLLPESEAVRAIMEFLTFLHLKEAGALVPVLPEAVSSEDSEQQGVPRAPGKVITSL, from the exons ATGCCCAGAGGCGGCACCCCCCTGCTCGCCACCCTGCTCCTCGCCGCTGCCCTTTCGGCCACCCTGGGGCTCGGGTCACCG GTGAAGGAAAAGAGGGGCTGGACCCTGAACAGCGCCGGCTACCTTCTTGGTCCAC ATGCCATCGACAACCACAGGTCCTTCCATGACAAGCTTGGCCTTGCTGGCAAGCGGGAGCTCCAACCTGGGGATGACGCCAGGTCAG GAAACTTGGACAGGCTGCTGCCGGAGAGCGAGGCTGTGCGCGCCATAATGGAGTTCCTGACCTTCTTGCATCTCAAAG AGGCCGGGGCCCTGGTGCCCGTGCTCCCGGAGGCCGTGTCCTCAGAAGACTCGGAGCAGCAGGGAGTCCCGAGGGCGCCAGGCAAGGTCATCACGTCGCTGTGA